In Cheilinus undulatus linkage group 3, ASM1832078v1, whole genome shotgun sequence, the genomic window CTCCATCTCGCTCTCATCTTCgtcctcgtcctcctcctccatgtCGTCGTCATAGAGGTCGTCGTAGAGAAGGTCCGAACTGCTGTCCTGAGAGGGGACTCTGGTCTGGACGCAGTACTCAGCCAGTGTGGTCGGCACTTTGACACCATCGCGCTCAGCCTCTGCCGCTGTTGACAGCACCTGCTTCCTGTGGGCCAAACAGGAATTCAATCAGTGTCAGTAAATGTTCCTTTATGCTTAATGAACTAATCATATTCAGGATGATAAATACCTGATAATCTCGGCATACTCCTTGTCCTTGCCTTTGCTGTCCCTCCATTTGCGAAACATGACAGATGCATCCACATTGGCCGGAGAGAAGGTGTTGGGCTCATTGAGCAGCGAGATCACACTAAGCAGGATAGTCCTGATGGTGAGGGaacagcacacaaacacatggagAGTGAAAATGAGGACACTCTAGTATCAGATCCTGCCATTGTATGAAAGAACAGCTCTATGCAGGCTTTCTTTTCTTTGGTAAGCTTCATCCCAGCCTAGACAGAGAAGTTCACTCACCTCTTTCCCTTTGTGGCTCAATTACATGGAGCATTCAATCTGCACAGGTTTTCAAACACAGCCTCAGCACTTTACATCTAATCCTCCACACAGGCAGACTCCATGCTGATACtttgaatttaaaagaaattctGATACATACCCTGCGGCAGTTCCTTGTTCTTACAGTGTTACTCAGAACAAGGGAATACTAAAACTGTGAGCTGTATGTACTTTACATGAGGATTTTTTGGGAAAcgttttttctttccttttgctAGCATATTCTTTCTGTCAttctgcctttattagataTGTTAGAGAGTCAAACTGGGGGATTACCAAATGCCTCAACATCACTAAACTTCTCACACCCTCAGCTTTCTTTCCCACAGCCTATAATCAAAAACCCAAATTACAGAGGAGGTATAGTGGGCCTTTacttagatcaggggttctcaacatcaGGACCCCCATCACCTCCTTGATGATAAGATACGAcccaaatttcttaaaattttcaatcCTAATCaaatcatttaataaaaatgtggcAGTTCGGGCTTGAGATGGAAGAAAGGATGTGATGAAATCAAGGTATAAAGacatgtccttcaaaataaaggcacatcaaagactttttgccacagttttttcCAGACGCACATCTGacacccactgaaaatggctttgtgacccaTTTTTAGGCCAAAAACCCGCTTGTTGGATAAGGACtttgataatttttttcaaaatgtactgccGTTTACATTATTTACTAATGCTTAAGTAATCGTGCACactgaaatgagaaaaaaacaaacaaaaagaaattcaAGTGCATATTTAAGGCTATGTGACAGATGTTACCTGACGTTCTGGGTTGGGTTCCATCTTTCGGAGGGTAACTCCCCACTCTGAGGGTCATCTACTGGAGGATGCAGGATAGAAATGCACACATCTCCATTctgcaaataaacaaaataaacagaataattaaTGTCAAGAATAGAAAACTGCAGGTCGACACGTGTCGTGCATTTTGTTTCCCCTGTTTTCCGGTGATAATGATACATTTAAAGGTCGTTTTCCTCTACATCTTGACTTATTTCCCTTATGATCCTGGAGTGacaaaagcccaaaacaaacaaagctaGTGGGAGCTTGCAGTGAATTCACATCAGAATGTTTTGGCTATTCTCCAGCTATTCTAATTGTTTAGCAGCAGATGACAGACTATCTTACAGTGAAAAGCTGACCTTCAGCAATGGGATAAGATTTCTTGACCTGTACTTACAGTCTGGTCAGTGGATAGGATAAAAAACTATAGCCAGAGTTACAGGGACTGGATATCACCATATACTTATGAAGAAACCCTGCATCTATACTGTAGAAAAATTCAAGCCATACAATTCTCTGGACACATACTTAACTGCACAATCTTGTACTTAACTGTAGGGGACAAAACAATAATCCAAGCCAATATTAGCATGTGACTGATTATCTGTATCTGTGACTGAtgattaaattaatttatttaaaagtgtgctactttggctcAGCTGTGAGTTGTGTTTTCTCCTTTGGCTCCCTTATTCATATTCAGTAAGAAGATAACATACTGACAGTTACGTctcatttttactgtaaatgcgTATTGGTACCAAATAATACTTAACAGTTACATGAACTACTAATTACTGGTcacaggtcaggtcaggtatgggagcatatgccagttcagCAGTTTGCcgtgtcaaccttggtcctgtgcTGCTCTGGCTTCCTGATGACCAtatgccaggcccatgccccttctctccaggtatcttcccagctgccccctcaaCAACCCATGCGGCCATCCCAGGGAACTGGACTAGCCCACCAGGttctgggcacccagtatgcagtgagatGAATCAGGCCCAGGAGTGCACCAGGTGCCTGTACAAGTGCAGCTGTTGTTCCTGTATCAaccagctgacccttcccatcacCACTCTCCGGAGCACGTCGACATTAGACACACTTGGGTATTGTTAGCACAGTCTTGTCAACAATATCCAAAAAAGCGCTGAAGAAAAGTTGTCACAAGGGAGTCCAGTTGGCATCTCTGGCTATTAGTCGATGTCCAGGCCTCAAAAGAGTAAAGTAAGTCTGGAAGGAACAAGgactctgacttttgtccaGATGCTCAGCTACCTGCGTCACCGCTCAGTGAACCCATCGCCCCatgtgcaagtccaagtctgctcttgatctcagcctcacagtcagtgaatcgatggattacactgccaaggtgggtgaactgctctacaacttccacgctcCCACCATTCACAGACCCAGATTCAATGACAGCATACAAAGCATCCCCAAATACCTGGATCTtagttttggcccaggagacatgcattcccaacactttagcctcctcactcagcaagttaagagcccccgcAAAGATCACTACAATCTCCGCAAgtatcacagcatcatcagcaaagtctaGATCAGTGATCTGTACATCACCAAATGATACCCCACAGTCTACTACCCCTGTTACCTGCCCctttatccagtccatacagatACTGAAGAGTGTAGGGGCTAAgacgcacccctgcctcaccccaatATCAACTGGGAATAAGTCAAGAagtggagccaccacacttcaaAGTACTCTCTGTAACAGAATAAAGGGTTTGTACCAGCTGAATGAG contains:
- the ube2r2 gene encoding ubiquitin-conjugating enzyme E2 R2; this translates as MAHQATPSSQKALMMELKSLQEQPVEGFRITLVEESDLYNWEVAIFGPPNTLYEGGYFKAHIKFPVDYPYSPPTFRFLTKMWHPNIYENGDVCISILHPPVDDPQSGELPSERWNPTQNVRTILLSVISLLNEPNTFSPANVDASVMFRKWRDSKGKDKEYAEIIRKQVLSTAAEAERDGVKVPTTLAEYCVQTRVPSQDSSSDLLYDDLYDDDMEEEDEDEDESEMESVGEAGGFSTVEEGSTSTRRYDNQDDSGNEDS